One stretch of Candidatus Bathyarchaeia archaeon DNA includes these proteins:
- the thsB gene encoding thermosome subunit beta: MSQGGTVPILVLKEGTGRSTGREAQKNNIMAAKIVAETVKSTLGPSGMDKMLVTSMGDVAITNDGATIMKELDVQHPAAKMLVEVAKAQDNEVGDGTTTAVVLAGELLSKAETLLDKNVHPTVIIEGFKKASDKAQEILDALGLPVKFEDEKTLQDVALTSLSSKGISNAKDLFAKIAVDAVKQVSEKANGGLKADIDLIKIVKKHGKSLEETELVKGMVIDKEVSNSQMPKLVDGAKIALLNAKIEIEKTEFDAKINIESPDQMKSFLDEEEHMLREMVNSVVTAGANVVFCEKGIDEMALHFLGKAGVLAIKSVSSSDMEKLARATGGKILSNIKDLNAQALGQAKKVEEVKIGDDKLVYIRDCANPKAVTVVIRGGTDHVIDEAERSLHDALCVIRNVVEDGKIVAGGGSPEAELAKNLRAFAVKVGGREQLAVEAFAEAVESIPLTLAENAGLDPIDIMVALRAKHEEANSKTFGIDVTTGKIVDMCGLLILEPLRVKQQVVKSATEATNMILKIDDLISIKGTGGGAPPMPPGGMGGMGGMGGMPGMGGMPY; encoded by the coding sequence ATGTCTCAAGGTGGAACAGTTCCCATTCTCGTACTAAAAGAAGGAACCGGAAGGTCAACCGGTCGCGAAGCGCAAAAAAACAACATAATGGCTGCAAAAATCGTAGCTGAAACAGTGAAAAGCACGTTGGGACCAAGCGGCATGGATAAGATGCTTGTAACAAGCATGGGAGACGTCGCCATAACCAATGACGGCGCCACCATCATGAAAGAACTTGATGTCCAGCACCCAGCGGCAAAAATGTTGGTTGAAGTTGCAAAAGCACAAGACAACGAAGTCGGCGACGGAACAACAACCGCAGTGGTTTTAGCTGGAGAATTGCTCTCCAAAGCAGAAACTCTGCTAGACAAAAACGTGCATCCAACTGTCATTATCGAAGGCTTCAAAAAAGCAAGCGATAAAGCCCAAGAAATCTTGGATGCTCTTGGGTTGCCTGTAAAGTTTGAAGACGAAAAAACCTTGCAAGATGTGGCTTTGACTTCTCTTTCCAGCAAGGGTATCTCCAATGCCAAGGACCTCTTTGCCAAGATTGCTGTTGACGCGGTTAAGCAGGTTTCTGAGAAAGCCAACGGCGGCTTGAAAGCCGACATTGACCTTATCAAAATCGTGAAGAAACACGGCAAAAGCCTTGAAGAAACCGAACTTGTCAAAGGCATGGTCATCGACAAGGAAGTCTCCAACTCCCAGATGCCCAAGCTCGTTGACGGCGCAAAAATCGCTTTACTTAACGCTAAGATCGAAATCGAAAAAACCGAGTTTGACGCAAAAATAAACATCGAAAGCCCAGACCAGATGAAATCTTTCCTAGACGAAGAAGAACATATGCTCCGCGAAATGGTCAATTCCGTTGTAACCGCAGGCGCAAACGTTGTTTTCTGCGAGAAAGGCATTGACGAGATGGCGCTTCACTTTTTGGGCAAAGCAGGCGTGCTAGCCATTAAAAGTGTAAGCAGCAGCGACATGGAAAAACTTGCCCGAGCAACCGGCGGCAAAATCCTCTCCAACATCAAAGACCTCAACGCCCAAGCCCTTGGTCAAGCCAAGAAGGTGGAAGAAGTCAAAATCGGCGACGACAAACTGGTCTACATACGTGACTGTGCAAATCCCAAAGCCGTAACCGTCGTCATCCGCGGCGGCACCGACCACGTTATTGACGAAGCGGAACGCAGCCTCCACGATGCCCTATGTGTCATCCGCAACGTTGTGGAAGACGGCAAAATCGTTGCAGGCGGCGGCTCACCCGAAGCAGAACTAGCCAAAAACCTGCGCGCGTTTGCAGTGAAGGTTGGCGGTCGCGAGCAGTTGGCAGTTGAAGCCTTCGCTGAAGCCGTTGAATCCATTCCCCTCACGCTTGCAGAAAACGCAGGTTTAGACCCCATAGACATCATGGTCGCACTCAGAGCCAAACACGAAGAAGCCAACAGCAAAACCTTTGGCATCGACGTAACCACCGGCAAAATCGTGGACATGTGCGGTCTGCTGATTCTGGAACCTCTACGCGTGAAGCAGCAAGTCGTCAAATCTGCTACAGAAGCAACCAACATGATTCTGAAAATCGACGACTTAATCAGCATCAAAGGCACAGGCGGCGGCGCTCCACCAATGCCCCCAGGCGGAATGGGAGGCATGGGCGGTATGGGTGGCATGCCTGGTATGGGCGGAATGCCCTACTAA